A stretch of the Archangium violaceum genome encodes the following:
- a CDS encoding metallophosphoesterase family protein: MNLTHLLRRAGSAALLLSLGACQTPGASSGTSPRAGSRGVEPEVVVGAGDIASCDSDRDEATAAMLDGIEGTVVTFGDNAYPDGTAEDFERCYAPSWGRHKHRTRPTPGNHEYHSARAGPYFDYFGEAAGEPGKGYYSYDLGAWHVVALNSELPEEGLREQERWLREDLKAHPARCTLAYMHRPLFSSGLGRDNSVVKGAWEALYEAGADVVLAGHDHFYERFAPQTPEGVADAERGLREFVVGTGGKDPYVFGPILANSEVRFADIFGLMKLTLEDGAYAWEFIPVGGSVLDQGRGTCH; the protein is encoded by the coding sequence ATGAACCTCACGCACCTCCTGCGCCGCGCGGGGAGCGCCGCCCTGCTGCTGTCACTCGGTGCCTGCCAGACACCGGGAGCGTCCTCGGGAACGTCCCCGAGGGCGGGCTCGCGAGGCGTGGAGCCGGAGGTGGTGGTGGGAGCGGGGGACATCGCGAGCTGTGACTCGGACCGGGACGAGGCCACGGCGGCGATGCTGGACGGCATCGAGGGCACGGTCGTCACGTTTGGCGACAACGCCTACCCGGACGGCACCGCGGAGGACTTCGAGCGCTGCTATGCCCCATCCTGGGGAAGACACAAGCACCGGACGCGTCCCACGCCGGGCAACCACGAGTACCACTCGGCCAGGGCGGGCCCGTACTTCGACTACTTCGGCGAGGCCGCGGGCGAGCCGGGCAAGGGCTATTACAGCTACGACCTGGGGGCCTGGCACGTGGTGGCGCTCAACAGCGAGCTGCCGGAGGAAGGACTCCGGGAGCAGGAGCGCTGGCTGCGCGAGGACCTGAAGGCGCACCCGGCGCGCTGCACGCTGGCCTACATGCACCGGCCGCTCTTCAGCTCGGGACTGGGCCGCGACAACTCGGTGGTGAAGGGCGCCTGGGAGGCCCTGTACGAGGCGGGAGCGGACGTGGTGCTGGCGGGCCACGACCACTTCTACGAGCGCTTCGCACCCCAGACGCCCGAGGGCGTGGCGGACGCGGAACGCGGCCTGCGGGAGTTCGTGGTGGGGACGGGAGGCAAGGATCCCTACGTCTTCGGCCCCATCCTCGCGAACAGCGAGGTGCGCTTCGCCGACATCTTCGGGCTGATGAAGCTGACGCTGGAGGACGGCGCCTACGCGTGGGAGTTCATCCCGGTGGGAGGCAGCGTGCTCGACCAGGGCCGGGGCACCTGCCACTGA
- a CDS encoding MFS transporter: MDASLSEVQPAARPGLARRMATAAVLLGLVVSAFETTVVTSAMPTLTRELGGQHLYSWVFSAYLFASTVGVLLFGKLADNLGRKPVFSLGMGLFLLGSVLCGVAQSVPALIAFRVIQGLGAGALQPTTMTISADIYTLRERAAVQGVFTGAWGAANVVGPLIGGWLVMHASWRWAFLVNVPVGLLALAMLHASYRDPERRSSRVDVWGPALTGVSLGLLLFALEHGGSSGPRLSFAVAAFVGLVAVARQQRTSPSPLVPLELLRDRTVLAGLFGNLLGGGLLYSSTAFVPLWMTERGGYTPLMAGLALVPLLAGWACGSTFGVRVFMRGGLRASAGGGFVIALLGASLFALGVAHGWGSIAIFASLGLLGLGLGPAVSTSLIGPQTRAPWHHRGMITSTLYACRMLGGSFTIAAVDLVRGGFSWRFALIAGLAGTGALVLSTLAPGRVVTEAGTAAS; this comes from the coding sequence ATGGATGCGAGTCTTTCCGAGGTTCAGCCAGCCGCCCGCCCCGGTCTGGCCCGGCGCATGGCCACCGCCGCGGTGCTGCTCGGCCTCGTGGTCTCCGCCTTCGAGACCACCGTCGTCACCAGCGCCATGCCCACCCTCACCCGGGAGCTCGGCGGCCAGCACCTCTACTCGTGGGTCTTCTCCGCCTACCTCTTCGCCTCCACCGTCGGCGTGCTCCTCTTCGGCAAGCTCGCCGACAACCTCGGCCGCAAGCCCGTCTTCTCCCTCGGCATGGGCCTGTTCCTCCTCGGCTCCGTGCTCTGTGGGGTGGCGCAATCCGTCCCCGCCCTCATCGCCTTCCGCGTCATCCAGGGGCTCGGCGCCGGTGCGCTCCAGCCCACCACCATGACCATCAGCGCCGACATCTACACGCTGCGTGAACGCGCCGCCGTCCAGGGCGTCTTCACCGGAGCCTGGGGCGCCGCCAACGTCGTCGGCCCCCTCATCGGCGGCTGGCTCGTCATGCACGCCTCCTGGCGCTGGGCCTTCCTCGTCAATGTGCCCGTCGGCCTGCTCGCGCTCGCGATGCTCCATGCCTCCTACCGCGACCCCGAGCGCCGCTCCTCCCGCGTCGACGTCTGGGGGCCCGCCCTCACCGGCGTCTCGCTCGGCCTGCTCCTCTTCGCCCTCGAGCACGGGGGCTCCAGCGGCCCGCGCCTCTCCTTCGCCGTCGCCGCCTTCGTGGGGCTCGTCGCCGTCGCGCGGCAGCAGCGCACCTCGCCCTCTCCGCTCGTTCCCCTGGAGCTCCTGCGCGATCGCACCGTCCTCGCCGGGTTGTTCGGCAACCTGCTCGGCGGTGGGCTCCTCTACTCCTCCACCGCCTTCGTTCCCCTGTGGATGACCGAACGCGGAGGGTACACCCCCCTCATGGCGGGGCTCGCCCTGGTGCCGCTGCTGGCCGGGTGGGCTTGTGGTTCCACCTTTGGCGTCCGCGTCTTCATGCGTGGCGGCCTCCGAGCCAGCGCCGGAGGCGGCTTCGTCATCGCCCTGCTCGGTGCCTCGCTCTTCGCGCTCGGCGTCGCGCACGGCTGGGGGTCCATCGCCATCTTCGCCAGCCTCGGCCTGCTGGGGCTCGGGCTCGGGCCGGCGGTCTCCACGTCCCTCATCGGCCCCCAGACGCGCGCCCCCTGGCACCACCGCGGGATGATCACCAGCACCCTCTACGCCTGCCGCATGCTCGGAGGCTCCTTCACCATCGCCGCCGTGGACCTCGTGCGGGGAGGGTTCTCCTGGCGCTTCGCCCTCATCGCCGGCCTCGCCGGAACGGGTGCCCTGGTGCTCTCCACCCTCGCCCCCGGCCGCGTCGTCACCGAGGCGGGCACCGCCGCCTCATGA
- a CDS encoding CapA family protein: MRSRSLLLSVLALSALGGCATARGPVSSETETASRPSSSEAGDTTASAPAAPAAPTAPAVPTAPAAPSAPAEAAAPVAPAEASQPHEAQVPTEGPDALYARGVEALKVKDANAAITAFSACTRAAPSRIDCHWELGWAYSLVNRWSDALTEWTLVQELDPNHPDLEDALTQARGQSALQKKLSTREPSTSRPSPPPDARVRIRAVGDVMLGTDFPEGLLPPDDGVASLAAVAPLLRDADLTFVNLEGPLCDNGETRKCRKGGNCYAFRSPTRYGKYLQDAGVDLASTANNHSGDFGELCRRETEATLDALGIAWSGPAGTVATVERNGLRIGMVAFHTSANCNYVNDVPSAAAFVRSVKQNHDLVLVSFHGGAEGAKALNIPKGSEMFYGENRGNLRVFTHAVIDAGADLVLGHGPHVVRAMEFYKDRLIVYSMGNFATYGSFNLKGPQGLGMIVDVELDAQGRFRSGRILPTRQEGRGIPQPDSSAEVIPLVRRLTREDFPETGALVGADGTISPRKAVATGAQ; the protein is encoded by the coding sequence ATGCGCTCCCGCTCTCTTCTCCTCTCCGTGCTCGCGCTCTCCGCTCTCGGAGGCTGCGCGACCGCTCGCGGCCCCGTCTCCTCCGAGACCGAGACCGCCTCCCGTCCCTCCTCCAGTGAGGCCGGCGACACCACCGCCTCCGCTCCCGCGGCACCCGCTGCCCCCACGGCTCCGGCGGTCCCCACGGCTCCCGCTGCTCCCTCCGCTCCCGCCGAGGCCGCGGCCCCCGTGGCTCCCGCCGAGGCCTCCCAGCCCCACGAGGCTCAGGTGCCCACCGAGGGGCCCGATGCCCTCTATGCCCGCGGCGTCGAGGCCCTCAAGGTGAAGGACGCCAACGCCGCCATCACCGCCTTCTCCGCCTGCACCCGCGCCGCCCCCTCGCGCATCGACTGCCACTGGGAGCTCGGCTGGGCCTACTCGCTCGTCAACCGCTGGTCCGACGCGCTCACCGAGTGGACCCTGGTGCAGGAGCTCGACCCCAACCATCCGGACCTCGAGGACGCCCTCACCCAGGCCCGCGGTCAGTCCGCCCTCCAGAAGAAGCTCTCCACCCGTGAGCCGTCCACCTCCCGCCCCTCTCCTCCCCCGGACGCCCGCGTGCGCATCCGCGCCGTCGGTGACGTGATGCTCGGCACCGACTTCCCCGAGGGCCTCCTGCCTCCCGATGACGGTGTCGCCAGCCTCGCCGCCGTCGCTCCCCTGCTGCGCGACGCGGACCTCACCTTCGTCAACCTCGAGGGCCCCCTGTGCGACAACGGCGAGACCAGGAAGTGCCGCAAGGGGGGCAACTGCTACGCCTTCCGCTCCCCCACCCGCTACGGCAAGTACCTCCAGGACGCCGGCGTCGACCTGGCCTCCACCGCCAACAACCACTCCGGTGACTTCGGCGAGCTGTGCCGCCGCGAGACCGAGGCCACCCTCGACGCGCTCGGCATCGCCTGGAGCGGCCCCGCCGGCACCGTCGCCACCGTCGAGCGCAACGGCCTGCGCATCGGCATGGTCGCCTTCCACACCTCGGCCAACTGCAACTACGTCAACGACGTCCCGAGCGCCGCCGCCTTCGTGCGCTCGGTGAAGCAGAACCACGACCTCGTCCTCGTCTCCTTCCACGGTGGCGCCGAGGGTGCCAAGGCCCTCAACATCCCCAAGGGCTCCGAGATGTTCTACGGCGAGAACCGCGGCAACCTGCGCGTCTTCACCCACGCCGTCATCGACGCCGGCGCCGACCTCGTGCTCGGCCACGGCCCCCACGTCGTGCGCGCCATGGAGTTCTACAAGGACCGCCTCATCGTCTACTCCATGGGCAACTTCGCCACCTACGGCTCCTTCAACCTCAAGGGCCCGCAGGGGCTCGGCATGATCGTCGACGTGGAGCTCGACGCCCAGGGCCGCTTCCGCTCCGGCCGCATCCTCCCCACCCGCCAGGAGGGCCGCGGCATCCCCCAGCCTGACTCCTCCGCCGAGGTCATCCCCCTCGTGCGCCGCCTCACCCGCGAGGACTTCCCCGAGACGGGTGCTCTCGTTGGTGCCGATGGCACTATTTCTCCTCGCAAGGCCGTCGCCACGGGCGCGCAGTAG
- a CDS encoding NUDIX hydrolase codes for MSEDRSWEGRWKTRLYERVRERGYDSLTAFAEARPTASLVALAEELGEDDINAVQVFSGLVAEAERSHQLTRLVRGQFAREFSEGLPNGWPAVLDDANRFKVARTLGLWTSYTPETHKELVRKIGDALLATPPPPGWRPLGPDDELLRTLLPDEEV; via the coding sequence ATGAGCGAGGACCGATCTTGGGAGGGCAGATGGAAGACTCGCCTGTATGAGCGGGTCCGCGAGCGAGGTTATGATTCGCTCACCGCCTTCGCCGAAGCCCGACCCACCGCCTCGCTGGTGGCGCTGGCCGAGGAGCTCGGTGAGGACGACATCAACGCGGTGCAGGTGTTCAGCGGATTGGTGGCCGAAGCGGAGCGAAGCCATCAACTCACACGCCTGGTGCGCGGCCAGTTCGCACGTGAATTCTCCGAAGGTCTCCCCAATGGCTGGCCAGCCGTGCTCGACGACGCCAACCGTTTCAAGGTTGCCAGAACGCTCGGCTTGTGGACCTCCTACACCCCAGAAACTCATAAGGAGCTCGTGAGGAAGATCGGTGATGCGCTCCTCGCGACTCCGCCGCCGCCCGGCTGGCGCCCGCTCGGCCCCGATGACGAACTACTCCGCACGCTCCTTCCTGACGAGGAGGTCTGA
- a CDS encoding DUF2380 domain-containing protein, with the protein MALLSTGCVSLTPSSGLGVNSGYTPREVAPSASAAGPSVESSRALARPEHEVPSRQHRRRTSQETVTVPGPGSMAEASRQSALAAHLAFLGAVGDVSGSTRRISGELSRLEASKRGIAGKAAGLFVPYVEYGERQLRWIEAELAAATRLANAASEVDDPDMQLALLRLAGPRLEAAMLGSLLLAGWLDLLNLVDVVLKQGFNSVETLFVNMDRWQKMLEPSMSALSSLEPGQVEAAAKDIPALMGHLSSEFNSTAETVRVAMKRTEQAMLLAQLVEMVTQVSALKMSLPRMPPTAPATLGVGLMLGSNGVMMGTRIVVSAEWVEMMHRLVRAGVISLPVVSAAVRIHAGQVMMAQSHDELPKGVREALGDGPEVRGMHVTGRAGAGMTEPPRHHVLPREFREWFEKRGFTGEMNIDQFCVRMEQAKHEALHGGGNWRLGRQWPGEWNRMVMEALREAESKVGRMLTPVEILDTVGFHMRRNKIPMNFIPWSG; encoded by the coding sequence ATGGCCCTGCTGTCCACTGGCTGCGTGTCGCTGACGCCATCCTCCGGCCTGGGGGTGAACTCGGGCTACACGCCGCGCGAGGTGGCCCCGTCCGCGTCGGCGGCAGGACCGAGCGTTGAGTCTTCGCGCGCCCTCGCCCGTCCTGAGCACGAAGTACCGTCAAGACAGCACCGTCGCCGTACCTCACAGGAGACCGTGACGGTGCCGGGTCCTGGCAGCATGGCGGAGGCTTCGCGGCAGAGCGCTCTCGCGGCCCACCTGGCGTTTCTCGGTGCCGTTGGCGACGTGTCGGGCTCCACCCGCCGCATTTCTGGCGAGCTCTCCAGACTCGAGGCCAGCAAGCGGGGCATCGCCGGCAAAGCCGCGGGCCTCTTCGTCCCCTACGTCGAGTATGGCGAACGGCAACTGCGATGGATTGAGGCCGAGCTCGCCGCCGCTACCCGGCTGGCCAACGCCGCTTCGGAGGTGGATGACCCGGACATGCAGCTCGCCCTCCTGCGCCTCGCCGGCCCACGACTCGAGGCGGCCATGCTTGGCTCCCTCCTGCTCGCCGGATGGCTCGACCTCCTCAACCTCGTCGATGTCGTGCTCAAGCAGGGCTTCAACAGCGTGGAGACGCTGTTCGTGAACATGGACCGCTGGCAGAAGATGCTCGAGCCCTCCATGTCGGCACTCTCCTCCCTGGAGCCAGGGCAGGTGGAGGCAGCGGCGAAAGACATCCCGGCGCTGATGGGCCATCTCTCCAGCGAGTTCAACTCAACCGCAGAGACCGTGCGCGTGGCGATGAAGCGCACCGAGCAGGCGATGCTGTTGGCGCAGCTCGTCGAGATGGTCACCCAGGTGTCGGCGCTGAAGATGTCGCTGCCACGGATGCCACCGACCGCTCCCGCCACGTTGGGAGTGGGCCTCATGTTGGGCTCCAACGGCGTGATGATGGGCACGCGGATTGTCGTCTCCGCCGAGTGGGTGGAGATGATGCACCGGCTGGTGCGGGCGGGCGTCATCAGCCTTCCCGTCGTGAGTGCCGCTGTCCGGATTCACGCCGGCCAGGTGATGATGGCGCAGTCGCACGACGAACTGCCCAAGGGTGTGCGCGAGGCGCTCGGCGACGGTCCCGAGGTGCGCGGCATGCATGTGACGGGCAGAGCGGGGGCCGGCATGACCGAGCCGCCGCGGCACCACGTCCTGCCGCGAGAGTTCCGCGAGTGGTTCGAGAAGCGCGGCTTCACTGGCGAAATGAACATCGACCAATTCTGCGTCAGGATGGAGCAGGCAAAGCACGAGGCGCTCCATGGCGGTGGCAACTGGCGCCTGGGCCGCCAATGGCCTGGCGAGTGGAACCGGATGGTCATGGAGGCTCTGCGCGAAGCCGAGAGCAAGGTTGGCCGGATGTTGACGCCAGTCGAGATCCTGGACACAGTCGGATTTCACATGAGGCGCAACAAGATCCCGATGAACTTCATCCCCTGGAGCGGGTGA
- a CDS encoding imm11 family protein: MYIEGRWYVDSPLDEQGKEIIPWRFMQGVIFECEKPLTLPLYRRGRALDYTGLDAIVVNSRFVSVCERLGIQDEVQFIPARIEEHPEPYFVLNPLRIIKCIDEARCEEVRFWEPRHEEPLRVGHYRNVVGMKVDPEKIGDASIFRPWGWQGTLIVSERVKQAIEDEGLLGPKFMEV; the protein is encoded by the coding sequence ATGTACATCGAAGGGCGCTGGTATGTAGATAGTCCGCTGGACGAGCAGGGGAAGGAAATCATCCCCTGGCGGTTCATGCAGGGGGTGATCTTCGAGTGTGAGAAACCTCTCACCCTTCCCTTGTACCGTCGGGGGCGTGCGCTCGATTACACCGGCCTCGACGCCATCGTCGTCAACAGCCGTTTCGTTTCCGTCTGTGAACGGCTGGGAATCCAGGACGAAGTACAGTTCATCCCGGCACGGATCGAGGAACATCCCGAGCCCTATTTCGTCCTCAATCCCCTTCGCATCATCAAATGCATCGATGAGGCTCGATGCGAAGAGGTCCGATTCTGGGAGCCCCGGCACGAAGAGCCCCTCAGGGTGGGCCACTACCGGAACGTCGTCGGAATGAAAGTGGACCCCGAGAAGATAGGGGACGCCAGCATCTTCCGCCCGTGGGGCTGGCAGGGGACGCTCATCGTCTCCGAGCGCGTCAAGCAGGCCATTGAAGACGAGGGCCTGCTCGGCCCCAAATTCATGGAAGTCTAG
- a CDS encoding AHH domain-containing protein, with amino-acid sequence MPPRVVLVLCLVLPFLVRAAPHEGGARPPALDAVWVGRELELTFKRLPPEPALRLFSVEEARAFVAFLEEAFQAPRSGSDHQARLPACVVTATSTTRCPPVKTQPSELERRVRAGQEEIFGASSMPLSSSLEDSRWFQALEFSPRYMDEGVREAAMELLGSPTVAYSVAFSMLLYMTAWAVPEPVFSKAFAAAVTLGLLMTYTATELYTVGMACLTLYREAEAARTREQLEAVARRFGKALGGVGLRVLVTVAGAKLARGLPQVPPGGMWARLSPPRFAFAGGRVRGGLEVRTGARAQVSVANGTVVLMGVSVNTTAAAASSAVAASRVTGACRDGSNKGDARSHHIATNKNDIAEVRGGPWTPAFERLFKKAGMSLDDPANIVHLVGHQGPHPEEYHQAVYDRLYDAVASCQTRSECKHKLIKALDEIAGDICEPGSRLNTLLTKKP; translated from the coding sequence ATTCCTCCACGAGTCGTCCTCGTCCTGTGTCTGGTGTTGCCGTTCCTGGTCCGAGCGGCTCCGCATGAAGGCGGAGCTCGCCCTCCGGCGCTGGACGCGGTGTGGGTAGGCCGTGAGCTCGAGCTCACCTTCAAGCGCCTCCCGCCGGAGCCGGCCCTGAGGCTTTTCTCCGTGGAGGAGGCGCGAGCATTCGTGGCGTTTCTGGAAGAGGCGTTCCAGGCGCCGCGCTCAGGGTCGGATCATCAGGCAAGACTCCCGGCGTGTGTGGTGACAGCGACGAGCACCACGCGCTGTCCGCCGGTGAAGACGCAGCCCTCGGAGTTGGAGAGACGGGTGCGTGCGGGCCAGGAGGAGATCTTCGGCGCTTCCTCGATGCCACTGTCCTCCTCCCTGGAGGACAGCCGGTGGTTCCAGGCACTCGAGTTCTCGCCCCGGTACATGGATGAAGGGGTGCGCGAGGCGGCCATGGAACTGCTCGGCTCGCCCACGGTTGCGTACTCCGTGGCCTTTTCCATGTTGCTCTACATGACCGCGTGGGCCGTGCCCGAGCCCGTCTTCTCCAAGGCGTTCGCTGCGGCGGTCACCCTCGGGCTGTTGATGACCTACACCGCGACGGAGCTCTACACCGTGGGGATGGCCTGCCTGACGCTGTACCGGGAGGCGGAAGCCGCGAGAACCCGGGAGCAGTTGGAGGCGGTGGCCAGGCGGTTCGGGAAGGCACTGGGGGGAGTCGGGCTGCGGGTACTGGTGACGGTGGCGGGAGCGAAGCTGGCGAGAGGGTTGCCGCAAGTGCCCCCAGGGGGAATGTGGGCGCGCCTCTCTCCTCCACGCTTCGCTTTCGCGGGTGGCCGCGTTCGGGGGGGTCTCGAGGTCCGGACGGGAGCACGTGCCCAGGTGAGCGTGGCGAACGGGACGGTGGTGCTCATGGGCGTGTCCGTGAATACGACGGCCGCCGCGGCCTCCTCGGCGGTGGCTGCTTCTCGGGTGACGGGAGCCTGCCGGGACGGGTCGAACAAGGGCGATGCCAGGAGTCATCACATCGCCACCAACAAGAACGACATCGCCGAAGTCAGAGGCGGCCCCTGGACCCCTGCTTTCGAGCGGCTCTTCAAAAAGGCGGGCATGAGCCTTGATGATCCCGCGAATATCGTCCATCTCGTGGGTCACCAGGGTCCGCACCCCGAGGAATACCACCAGGCGGTCTATGACCGTCTGTACGATGCGGTTGCATCCTGCCAGACCCGGAGCGAGTGCAAACACAAGCTCATCAAGGCGCTCGATGAAATCGCAGGTGACATCTGCGAGCCGGGATCGAGGCTCAACACGCTTCTCACGAAAAAGCCATGA
- a CDS encoding MFS transporter, with the protein MRALHLSRFSSLRAFGHRDFVHVWSGALVSNIGTWMEMLALGVFVTTVTGRAEATGSIAALTYLPAVVLSPVGGALADRFDRRAYLAVGTLVQALLAGILTVLAFTGTLSVPAVAVISFLNGCTNTLVNPAFSALISQVVPPEDLHSAVSLNSAQYNLGRIIGPSLAAVVLATGGPAWALLINTLSFLAVLVALWRVQPQGRVSTQRPEQLWSGIVRGARVARDDAGIFLVMVGTFAVSALVAPFIGLVPVFAIRVFNQGAAATSLLVAAQGMGAVCAAVMLGPLVARLGRRRLLEWSLLLIGPVAALYWLAPTLHLAALAIVGLGALYMASLTGLNTCTQLRVPRELQARISSLYSMMLGVGYAVGVWFQGTLADRVGVRFITATCAVLFLALVLTLRLLRPRAFEATEAPSAFLRPGQQSPAVQLEGSGDF; encoded by the coding sequence GTGCGCGCCCTCCATTTGTCTCGCTTCTCCTCGCTCCGGGCTTTCGGGCATCGGGATTTCGTTCATGTCTGGTCTGGAGCGCTCGTCTCCAACATCGGCACGTGGATGGAGATGCTCGCGCTGGGCGTCTTCGTCACCACCGTGACGGGCCGGGCCGAGGCCACCGGCAGCATCGCCGCCCTCACCTACCTGCCCGCCGTGGTGCTCTCCCCCGTGGGCGGCGCGCTCGCGGATCGCTTCGACCGCCGCGCCTACCTCGCCGTGGGCACCCTCGTGCAGGCGCTGCTGGCCGGCATCCTCACCGTGCTCGCCTTCACCGGCACCCTCTCCGTGCCCGCCGTCGCCGTCATCTCCTTCCTCAACGGCTGCACCAACACCCTCGTCAACCCCGCCTTCTCCGCCCTCATCTCCCAGGTCGTCCCCCCCGAGGACCTGCACAGCGCCGTCAGCCTCAACTCGGCGCAGTACAACCTGGGCCGCATCATCGGCCCGTCGCTCGCCGCCGTGGTGCTCGCCACCGGGGGCCCCGCCTGGGCGCTGCTCATCAACACCCTGTCCTTCCTCGCCGTGCTCGTCGCCCTCTGGCGCGTCCAGCCCCAGGGCCGTGTCAGCACGCAGCGCCCCGAGCAGCTGTGGTCCGGCATCGTCCGCGGCGCCCGCGTGGCTCGCGACGACGCGGGCATCTTCCTCGTCATGGTGGGCACGTTCGCCGTGTCCGCGCTCGTGGCGCCCTTCATCGGCCTGGTGCCCGTGTTCGCCATCCGCGTCTTCAACCAGGGCGCCGCCGCCACCTCGCTGCTCGTCGCCGCCCAGGGCATGGGCGCGGTGTGCGCCGCGGTGATGCTCGGCCCCCTCGTGGCGCGGCTCGGCCGCCGGCGCCTGCTGGAGTGGAGCCTGTTGCTCATCGGCCCCGTGGCCGCGCTGTACTGGCTCGCCCCCACCCTGCACCTGGCCGCGCTCGCCATCGTCGGCCTCGGCGCGCTCTACATGGCCTCGCTCACCGGCCTCAATACCTGCACCCAGCTGCGCGTCCCCCGCGAGCTCCAGGCCCGCATCAGCAGCCTGTACAGCATGATGCTCGGTGTCGGGTACGCCGTGGGCGTGTGGTTCCAGGGCACCCTCGCCGACCGCGTCGGGGTGCGCTTCATCACCGCCACGTGCGCCGTGCTCTTCCTCGCCCTCGTGCTCACGCTGCGCCTGCTGCGCCCGCGCGCCTTCGAGGCCACCGAGGCTCCCAGCGCCTTCCTCCGGCCCGGGCAACAGAGCCCCGCCGTGCAACTCGAGGGCTCCGGCGACTTCTGA
- a CDS encoding acyl-CoA thioesterase, which yields MSANTSESPFVTATTWSPLGEGRYLGHIRPEWFQGRGAYGGMLGGALLRSMMRELDDPARAPRSLTVHFCAPVAEGEASLTVRLERAGRQVSHLSARLEQGGQVACLASATFATSRETPLVYTDARAPKVPPPSDVPPVPGSMLPTFGAQFDYRWCVGATPFSGADEARVGGWIRPRVPTPLDAPLVVGLLDAYPPAALARVNGFCNGATVDYTAHFYAPLPLTSASPDAFYLRTGHSRHAAQGYADDLAELWSEDGQLLAQLRQMAAVFPPNR from the coding sequence ATGTCCGCGAACACCTCCGAGTCCCCCTTCGTCACCGCCACCACCTGGAGCCCGCTCGGGGAGGGGCGCTACCTCGGCCACATCCGCCCGGAGTGGTTCCAGGGGCGAGGCGCCTATGGCGGAATGCTCGGTGGCGCCCTCCTGCGCTCGATGATGCGCGAGCTGGACGACCCGGCCCGCGCGCCGCGCTCGCTCACCGTGCACTTCTGCGCACCCGTGGCCGAGGGCGAGGCCTCGCTCACCGTGCGCCTCGAGCGCGCCGGCCGTCAGGTGTCCCACCTCTCCGCGCGCCTGGAGCAGGGGGGACAGGTGGCCTGCCTGGCGAGCGCCACCTTCGCGACCTCGCGCGAGACGCCGCTCGTCTACACGGATGCACGCGCCCCAAAGGTGCCGCCGCCCTCCGACGTGCCCCCGGTGCCCGGCTCGATGCTCCCCACCTTCGGCGCGCAGTTCGACTACCGCTGGTGCGTGGGGGCCACGCCCTTCTCCGGCGCCGACGAGGCCCGCGTGGGCGGGTGGATCCGCCCGCGTGTCCCGACGCCGCTCGACGCGCCGCTGGTGGTGGGGCTGCTGGATGCGTACCCGCCCGCGGCGCTGGCGCGGGTGAACGGCTTCTGCAACGGCGCCACGGTGGACTACACCGCGCACTTCTACGCGCCGCTGCCGCTCACCTCGGCCTCGCCCGATGCCTTCTACCTGCGCACCGGCCACTCCCGGCACGCCGCCCAGGGCTACGCGGATGACCTCGCCGAGCTGTGGAGCGAGGACGGACAACTGCTCGCGCAGCTGCGCCAGATGGCGGCGGTGTTCCCTCCCAATCGCTGA
- a CDS encoding class I SAM-dependent methyltransferase: protein MKRMSLFEFEDFHWFPGGLRECLTLYIAAMHRVLGTERVLAPLLARALEAAATDRVVDLCSGGGGPLLETTARLAADHGLRPSVTLTDLYPNTDAAARINAMGDAARVRYHPSPVDAGRVPDALQGVRTMVCSFHHMPPPVARRILQDAFEKRQALCVLEISDNSHPSWLWWTAIPAGVLMVLLLTPFIRPLRLRQVLLTYALPVLPLLIAWDGAVSNARTYTEEDLRELLAGLEAPDYQWEITRPRAPGAPATMLTLVGLPRPAPGVRKEA, encoded by the coding sequence ATGAAGCGCATGTCGCTGTTCGAGTTCGAGGACTTCCACTGGTTCCCGGGTGGCCTCCGGGAGTGCCTGACGCTCTACATCGCCGCGATGCACCGCGTGCTCGGCACCGAGCGGGTCCTGGCGCCCCTGCTGGCGCGGGCCCTGGAGGCAGCGGCCACCGACCGGGTCGTGGACCTCTGCTCAGGGGGCGGCGGGCCCCTGCTGGAGACCACCGCACGGCTCGCCGCCGACCACGGCCTCCGGCCGAGCGTGACCCTCACCGACCTCTACCCGAACACGGACGCTGCCGCGCGCATCAACGCGATGGGGGACGCGGCGCGGGTCCGCTACCACCCGAGCCCGGTCGACGCGGGCCGGGTCCCCGACGCGCTCCAGGGCGTCCGGACCATGGTCTGCAGCTTCCACCACATGCCCCCGCCGGTCGCGCGCCGCATCCTCCAGGACGCGTTCGAGAAGAGGCAGGCGCTCTGCGTGCTGGAGATCAGCGACAACTCCCATCCGAGCTGGCTCTGGTGGACGGCCATCCCCGCCGGCGTGCTGATGGTGCTCCTGCTGACGCCCTTCATCCGCCCTCTCCGGCTGCGGCAGGTGCTGCTCACCTACGCGCTCCCCGTGCTCCCGCTGCTCATCGCCTGGGATGGGGCCGTGTCGAACGCGCGCACGTACACCGAGGAGGACCTGCGGGAGCTCCTGGCGGGGCTGGAGGCGCCGGACTACCAGTGGGAAATCACCCGCCCGCGGGCGCCCGGCGCCCCCGCGACGATGCTCACCCTCGTGGGGCTGCCCCGCCCGGCGCCCGGCGTCCGGAAGGAGGCGTAG